Part of the Erinaceus europaeus chromosome 5, mEriEur2.1, whole genome shotgun sequence genome is shown below.
TACCAAAATACGTAAAGCAGCTTTTAATAGGTCTGAAGATTGGCACTAATAGCAATACCATGATAGTAGGAGAATTTAACACTACAGTCTCCCAAGTAGACAGAACAACCAGACAGAAAACTAATGAACAACAAgggtgaaagacaaagaaagataagTAAATCTACTAGAAATATACAGAGCTCTTCAACCCAAGAAAAAGGAAGACACATTCTGCTTGAGGTCACATGAAACATTGTCTAGAATAGACAATATGTTGGGCCATGAAGATAGTATTAGCAAGTTCAGGAGCACTGAAACAATTCCACGTGTCCTTTCTAGCCACATTGAAAATAAACTAGTAATcagtataaaaaaaggaaatcagaaaAAACTCAAAAATATGGAAAATAAACAACTGTTGGACCAAAGATAagtcaaaaaggaaacaaaaacattttctggaaataatgaaatgaaaacatGAGCTGTAGTAAAGGGAAATTCATAACAGTATAAGTTCACATCAAGAATAGTTTCACATCTAACCTCACATTCGAAGGATATAGGAAAATAACAGCAGAAACAACCCCAAACTAAGTAGAATAAGGGGATATAATAAAAATTGGGGCAGAAATAAATGATATTGAaaacaaaagatagaaacaagggtCAATGAAACTAAGCGCTTCTtcaaaaatataacaaaattgataaaccttTAGCCATGCCAAcatcaggttgttttttttttaattcagcatGTTAGTGTATCCACTACTAAAACTGATCTCTAAAATAGGGCGATGACAACCTCAAATTAATCATTTAACTGCATTTGTCCCATAACATAACATACTAAAATATCTGCATCAGAATTTCTTCCAGAATGCAGTTTACCCTGAATTACCATAAGAAAAATCTATGgaataaatttttattgtttgtAAGTCAAAGTTGGGATAGTTAAAGgaaaatgactaataaaataacataatCTGGCAAGTGTAGGAATCACTGCTGTTGCAGTGCAGTATTTAAATACTATACTATTTAAATATGAAAGTGGGATAACCTTGTGAATTaattttcaaacatttttttatttttgcagggAACCATGAGTTTGATTTTGGTGTGGATACTTTGGAAGAATACATGGATCAAATGCACTTTACATGGTTTCTTAGTAATGTCTATGACAGATTTACTTCTGAACCTCTTGGACATGCTACAGTAAAGAAAGTAGTTAATTGGAACAATATAAAAATTGGCTTAATGGGATTAGTAGAAGAAGATTGGCTAGATACTTTGTCTACAGTTAGTAAGACAAATGTAAACTATCAAGATTATGTGGAAGTTGCTAACCAAATAGCAGTAGAACTTAAAGAAGAAGGAGCAGATCTTGTCATTGCTATAACTCACATGAAGTGGGGAAATGATACACGGCTTGCCCAGAAAGCACAAGGGATCAACTTGATTTTAGGGGGCCATGACCATGAATATGGAATCAGGAAGGTGAATGAAACTTGGATTGTTAAAAGTGGATCTGATTTTAAAAAcctgacaaaaataaatataagattcTTTGGTACTTCTTCCCAATATGTATTTGAGAAAATGGACATTTTGAATTATTTGGAAGAAGATTCACAGATTAAAGCAATAGTAAATGATTTTACTCAAAACATACAGGTAGGTGGATATTACTTATGTTTTTAGCAAAGTGCATATTGATCACACTTTATTGGATAATATTGAACTTAGTAGCATGTCATAAATGAATAGCAATTTCTGtttggttattttattattatttgatagaaatagagaaatcacagagggagatgagagggagagaacaagaaagacacctgcaatgcaGCTCTACCTCTCTTGAAGTTTTGCAGGTGGTaataggaggcttgaacctgggtcctcatgcatcataatgtgtacactctaccaggtgcactataATCCAACccccatatatatgtacatgtacatatacacagatataaatgtatatatatatttgtttacttactttACCATGgcattactcagttctggtttatggtggtggtgctgacaattaaacctggggctttaggcatgaaagcctttttttttcttttttttataaaaaggaaacattgacaaaaccataggataagaggggtacaactacacacaattcccactatcagaactctgtatcccatccccttccctgatagctttcctattctttatccctctgggagtatggacccagggttgttatggggtgcagaatgtggaaggtctggcttctgtaactgcttccccactgaacatgggcattgacaggttgatccatattacTTTTGtattaacattatgctatctttccagccccatAGCAAATGGCATGTTGTATCATACTAAATTAATGCTTTTGCATTGATTTCAATTTATAAATCTCTCTTGGCTTCACAAATAATGGAAGTTGATACAGAATATAATATTTGACTTATTTTTAGTGGTAATTATCATTCTAAAGTATGAGTTTATTCCTTTGATAAAGGGCTTGTATATATGTCAATTATACCTCAAATAAAAAATTGACTGCTATTCATATTTAAATAGTTCTAGAGTAACAAAAGAACAGGTGGATTTTATATCaactattaatgaaaaagaattcTGCTTTTACTGAAATATCTCTGTGATCACTTTGTAATTAGACTTTCTAGACTTTATATGTAATTGAGGTCTTGAGGCTTGAGGCTTGTCTTTTCCTCTAGATTCCTGTAGGCAGTGCAAAATTGTAGTGTCATGGgggagtatgtgtgtgtacattttaTTTGCAAGAATTGATTGAAAATATGAACCAGATTCTGTTTACATATATGCATTATCTCATATAACTTATGGCATTTGAAATGATCTCATGGGGATGGAGTTTTCTTGAGTTGGATCTAAGTCTTAATGGATAGCTTTATGCTTGCATGAGCCTGGCATCAAGAAAATTAAAATCCTTTCAAAATAATGGTTTTCTGGCTCTACATGGTAAAGAAAGAAGGTTTTAAAAGTATATGGAAACCTAGTCTCTTCAGTGACTTGGAAAAGTAAATGATTATTGAAATATGTAGTATTCTGATATCTTTTTAGCATTGATGTTTGGAGAGGAAGTGTTCTAATAAATTATCTGATTCTGACGtggcggtaaaaaaaaaaaaacagtcaagaGAAACTCAGAGAAACATAAAGGAGAAATGTCCATTTTAgatagcttttttctttctttctttttaaagtatatgtTAGAAGAAGTTCTCTGACCAATTGATATGGAATTAGATGGTCGTGAAATTACTGTAAGAAGATTTGAGAGCAATCTTGGAAATTTGGTCACTAATGCAATGTTGGAAGCTACTCATGCTGATGTAGCACTTCTTAATTCAGGTAACTTCAgaatttaatttgctttttaaactatttttcaaCATTTATAATAGCagtagtgtatttatttatttatgactggCAAAccagttttggtccatactgccagcaggggagaaatgatagaggaaagatggccagagtgctctgaactcttaattccatcaggacctggagagagaagaggaaaacggAGGGACAGTCAGAAGTAATAAAAGGTACagatgtgacttaggaagagaagatgagaccatgggaaaaaaggacagagatatacaaatataaacaaagttgtagaaataatagttaacctatatctgcaaccttgggagaactgctatagcttccagtggagcgAATTGGGACTGAACGGTGGTAGTAGGAATGGTGCAGATTTATAcccgttattttataattttgtaaatcaatattaaatcactaacaaaatgaaaaaaataaaatgaaaaaaaagaaattagtgctGATTAACATGCCATAATCCAAACCTTACTGTATAGGTATCTGGTCACTGTTTGACCAGTGACCAGATACCTATTAACTATCTCAAAGTTTAATGTGTGATGTCATGAACCACAAAGACCTTATAATGATTTTTATTGAAAATACAAGTGATTTAATCTTACATGAATAACATAGACATTTGTGGATGTACTTCCTAAAAGTGAGACTTGTTAagcattagaattttttttcctaaacaaGTCTTTGGAATTACTCTCTGTGGAAATCTTTAAACACAAATTATCTTTGCATTGGTATGCCTTCAGCAGGATATTATCAGAAAGTAGGGGGAGAGCTAGTTCACTTtttcatttctaatgttctgttattaaagagaaaaatcatGACTAATATGAAAGTAGCATCATTCAAAAATGAATGTGCCACATTATCAAGGTTAAAGTAACCTAAGGAAAAGCAATAGAAACATGAGTTAGGGCGTGGAAAACCAAGACAGAGAACTTTTGTCATAGTGGTGCCTATTCTGAACATAATATTGAGTCATAAAGGTCATATTTTACAGATGAAATTAAATCAATATCTGAATTTTCTCTCTTATATTACTATAGGTACTCTCCGATCTAATAGAATACACCCAGTGGGGAATTTCACTTTATATGATCTTGTGTCAGTCCTTCCTATGGTTGACCCAGTTCTAGTTGTCAGAATAACAGGTGCACAGCTTCATGAAGCACTTGAAAATGGAGTTTGCAAATACCCAGCTCTAGATGGGAGGTATGCACGTATAAAATGTCTTTACGAACTGATATATTTACCATGTATATCTCTGTGTAATAGAACCAAAAGAAAACTCTGAATTTTAAGTGTgctttaacatttttaatttaagtttaCTTATAAACCTTCAGTGTTTTGGTGAACAATATTTGGCAAAATACTGGTCTGTAAAGGATTATACCTTTTAAACATAAGGATTATTTTTAGTTGTTTATAGGTATATTTGAATAAGTCCTAAATTTCAATCATTAAGTACCTCCAAatgcttttacttctttctttgcttctttttaaatttttaagactttatttatttattggatagagacaactggatacagagggaaaggggtgataagagaagtgaaaaaaacctgcagccctgcttcaccgctctcaaagccttcccactgcagatgggggctaggggctcaaacccagatccttgcacactgtaacatgtgcgctcaaccaggtgcaccaccacccagcccccattcttTCTTATATGAGAGATACTACTATGTTGTCTGAATTTATACCAAATCCTAAGTGTAGAATGGTTAGGAAAATTAGTCTGAGGTGGTAGGTTTAGGGAgtagagtgcttttttttttttttttaaatctcctctaactcttaaacaaaaaaacatttgcCAAGGCAATAATTAAATtatcataaatacatacataatagATAGATATCTACATCACTATAATGTAGAATATCATTATGTATAGTTACTGTATTTGAGGAGTTAACGAGGTTGAAAAAGGAGTGGAACTAGCATCTGGAAAACTTAGAAAAACCTTTTATACATTGTCACTTAAATTTTCCCTAAATTGTTACTGAGATCTCAGTCACATACCATTAGTTCAAAGTGCATACTTCTGTTTTAAGGATGTTTAGTATTGTGAAGTTGTAATCACAATCATTTAGAATGAAAAATACAATACAGATTTATACTTTTAAATAAGTATAAACCTCACTACAGCCATCACCaaatatctttctttaaaaaaaatcttatttattcattttttcaatgaataagagatacagagagaaagctacagagagaccagagcactaatcatctctgtggtgctggggattgaacctggcaccttagaacctcaggtatgaaagtctttgtacaaccattatgctgtctccccagccacacTACCAAATAAAGTGTATATAACCACTAAATAAAACGTGCAAGCACCAAATAAAGCATACATTAATATACTTCTATTTGTATAACATACACTTTACTCTCAAAACATAGATTATGACTATTAGCATTACTAATGCATAAGATCCTATATATGGACAGAAACTCTGAATGGAGTAGGGTGGAGGCAGAGGAGAGGCAGAAAGTACTTAAGTATTTTCAAGCCTTGCTATCAGAAGCTGCTTTTCCTGGGCACTGTGCTTAGTCTCTAAAGCACACCCCTCTTTTTCTAGGCCTCGAAAGGTGGGCAAGTCTTAAAGCCTTATTAAGTAGGAGgttctaaaatattttctcttttcttgcacCCCTCCCCCATTCAGTTCATCTGGTGACTCACTCTGTAAAGAGAAGCATCTCTGCTTTTTCAGTTTAGCATGATAAAATGTACGCATTTAAATTGTGATGTTTTATCCTGCCTACTATTAACATGTAGTTTATACTATTATCTTGGAATGTGCTTTTAATTTTTAGATTTCCTCAAGTTGCTGGAGTAGAATTTGGATTTGATCCAGATGCAGAACCAGGACACCGAATCTTAAGAGATACTGTGAAAGTCCAAGGACAATACTTACAGAGAAAAAAGGTTTATCTGCTTGCTATTAAGGAGTACATTGCAAATGTGAGAATAATTTTTGAAATGTTTCGGATCAAGTCATTGTCTTAACACATGCGTTTATGTACATGCACACATTCACATATGCTTGAAAATACGGatataagatttacttattttcatgagagggaaggaaggcaagagagagactgactaacCAGAGCATCAATTTTTGGAAGATATGGGTGCTAGCGATCTAACCTCTCACATTTGGGGCCACACATACTTTTCTTTAGATGATTTCAGACCCTCGgtgtttaaataaatgttttctgtTGTGGTTTTTTTGGGTCATGAATTAGACTTACCTTATATGCAATtatgattttattaaatttttcatATTATGAGATTTAAATAAAGTCCAAAATTCATGCCATTCTCTAAATGACTGGCAAGAATAGTGTGACGAAACAACTACCAATGACATGCTATCATAGACTACTGAACCAAGCACATCTGATAGGCATAAAGTTATATTTTcaattatatatacattttatatataattgTTAATGTCAGTGATAGTTGCATCACTAAATCTGTAAAAACTGTTAAACTCAGTTGTCTCTTGAATACATAAATCTAAAGCACTGTAGTACACTTGTGAATGTAGAGATTCTAGAACTTCAGTGCTGACAGCCACTTAGTAGATTCACTGTTATCCATTGTGAACAACTTTATAGTCATGTTTAATGATTGCTGATAAAGGATATTATTTTGAGACTCAAGAAGTAGTACTGAAATTTAAAAGGGCTTTAATTTTATATATGAAAATGAATGGTCATTTTTTGTATGAAATTGCATTTCGGTgtctaacattttttatttatttatatttcttcacCAGAGAGGTGACATAAATGAATTTTGATATTTCAGGGAAAAGACGGTTATACTATGTTTATAAGTTGCCCTCGAGTATTTGACGCAGAAACTGCACAAGTTCTTTCTACAATAGTCATGAATCACTTTGAATCAATAAAAATTCTTCAGGGAAGGAAACCATGCCTTTCAGGTCATCGAATGAGTTTGGTTACTACTACAAGCAAATCCCCTTCACTCAGAGGTGATTATGTTTTTCAGAAGTTTTGtatctgaaacttttttttttagttgaaccCTAGATTTTGAATTATATGTGCCATTTTAAATTCATGTTTGGGGAACTATAATAAAAGCTTAACAGGATCGGAGAGATAACTCATCAGGTAGGGAATTCCGTGTCTTACTatatgtgagacccaggtttgaacattAGCACCATATGGGATGGGAGTGTTACAGCACCAGGGCAAGTTCTAGAgtgctcccacccccaccccccaccactgtgcctgtcctctccctctctttctctttctctttctctttctgtctctctctttcatgaaaatgggcttgggaatggtgaaatcataCATATGTGAGGACCTGACCTTGAAAAAAAATAGACTAATAAAGACTGTCTCATGAGATGAGGCCTGAGGGAAATACAAATAATAAGGAGCCTTAAGCAAAACAcataaaagaacaaagaaaattctgagtatttaaatttttttttcaaaattttttactTAAACATATAACTTAAACTgtttttttgggagtcaggtggtagcgcggtgggttaatcgcatggagccctcagctccctacctgcaggggagtcgcttcacaagcagtgaagcaggtctgcaggtgtttatcattctctcttccccctgtcttcccttcctctcttcatttctctctgtcctatccaagaaca
Proteins encoded:
- the LOC103123486 gene encoding LOW QUALITY PROTEIN: trifunctional nucleotide phosphoesterase protein YfkN-like (The sequence of the model RefSeq protein was modified relative to this genomic sequence to represent the inferred CDS: substituted 1 base at 1 genomic stop codon), with protein sequence MWEDKSADMGPYDLTILHFNDVYDVDPRPEEPVGGAARFATAVKKFRFLNPLLIFSGDCLNPSVLSTITKGKHMISILNALGVHFAVFGNHEFDFGVDTLEEYMDQMHFTWFLSNVYDRFTSEPLGHATVKKVVNWNNIKIGLMGLVEEDWLDTLSTVSKTNVNYQDYVEVANQIAVELKEEGADLVIAITHMKWGNDTRLAQKAQGINLILGGHDHEYGIRKVNETWIVKSGSDFKNLTKINIRFFGTSSQYVFEKMDILNYLEEDSQIKAIVNDFTQNIQYMLEEVLXPIDMELDGREITVRRFESNLGNLVTNAMLEATHADVALLNSGTLRSNRIHPVGNFTLYDLVSVLPMVDPVLVVRITGAQLHEALENGVCKYPALDGRFPQVAGVEFGFDPDAEPGHRILRDTVKVQGQYLQRKKVYLLAIKEYIANGKDGYTMFISCPRVFDAETAQVLSTIVMNHFESIKILQGRKPCLSGHRMSLVTTTSKSPSLRALEEASDKLSSVLAVPGIEGRIYHVSQDTKQPLHQLRTARKQGFRTFPTTSDNACENSDSD